The genomic interval CGACAGGGCGTGGAAAACACCCTCCGAGATCACGGCAGCACCGTAGTCCATACCCATGATCTTGCGCTTGATGATCGACGAGATCACCAGGTTGACGATCTTCTCGACGGTGATTTCGGTTTTGTCGAACATCTCGGGGATGACGATCATGGGGTAGTGGCAGGCCTCGCCGATACCGAATGCCAAGTGTCCGGCCGAGCGGCCCATGGCAGCCAGCACGAACCAGTTGCCGCTGGTGCGGGCGTCGACATAGACGGCGCGGGCGATGACGGCACCCTTGTCCTTGGCGGACTCGTAGCCGAACGTCGGCGTGCCTTTCGGCAGCGGGAGGTCGTTGTCGATGGTCTTCGGGACGTGGATGTTGGCGATGGGGTATTTCTTGGCCTCCAGGAACTTGGCGATTCGGTTTGCCGTCGAGGCTGTATCGTCCCCGCCGACCGTCACGAGCAACTTGATGTTGTTGTCGGTGAAGAACTTGAGGTTGAAGTTGTTTTCGAAATCGGCGTCGGTGGGTTTGAACCGGCTCATCTGGAGGAACGAACCGCCCTGATTGAAGATTCCGTCGGCCATGGGGTAGTCGATGTCGACGGTGCGGGGCGCGGGGTTGAAGAGACCCGTATAGCCTTCGTGGAGTCCGATCACGCGGTAACCTTTGCGCAGGAACGTCTTGGCCACACTGCCTACGACGGTGTTCATACCGGGAGCGGGGCCTCCTCCCGTGAGAATTGCGATAGCTTCTTTCATGGTTTTCAAGGTTTTATTGTTTTGAAAAATCCTTAATAACTCTTTTAGACGCCCAAAAATACGATTATTTTTTCAATCGGGCAAGAAAAAAGGACGCCACGATGACGGACGTCCCGGAAACCGCGGAGCCGCGACAGGCGGTCCCGCATTCATGGAGGTAATTATAGTTTACTCAACTACAGTTACGTTGACGGCCTGTTCACCCTTGGCGCCGTTCTCGATTTCGAATTCGACCTTCTGGCCTTCGTTGAGCGATTTGAATCCTTCCTTCACGA from uncultured Alistipes sp. carries:
- a CDS encoding 6-phosphofructokinase; this encodes MKEAIAILTGGGPAPGMNTVVGSVAKTFLRKGYRVIGLHEGYTGLFNPAPRTVDIDYPMADGIFNQGGSFLQMSRFKPTDADFENNFNLKFFTDNNIKLLVTVGGDDTASTANRIAKFLEAKKYPIANIHVPKTIDNDLPLPKGTPTFGYESAKDKGAVIARAVYVDARTSGNWFVLAAMGRSAGHLAFGIGEACHYPMIVIPEMFDKTEITVEKIVNLVISSIIKRKIMGMDYGAAVISEGVFHALSDEEIRKSGVHFTYDEHGHPELGKVSKAHIFNEMIEKKLKELGIKVKSRPVELGYEIRCQTPIAYDLTYCSELGIGVHKLFSEGKTGCMVYVDSEGNVSPLYLKDLQDPTTGKIPPRLVDITSDKFKSVVENILNAITPDDYEAAKKYVANPEEFDFHKILNWK
- a CDS encoding cold-shock protein codes for the protein MTGKVKWFDSKKGYGFITTESGKEIFVHFSGIVKEGFKSLNEGQKVEFEIENGAKGEQAVNVTVVE